TAGTGCCCATCACCTCCTTCCTCGTTGTCCCGGTCTTGAACTTGGTTTTCTCGAAAACTGAAGCCGTAAGAACTTGGAATCAGGGTCGTTTTCATCCATTCGATAGCCTGTCAAATGgtattggttttaaaataatgtgagTTTCAGATCATAGGGGATAGAGTTTATGGTTCAGGGTTTTAGAGCATTAAATGTGTAATAACTAATAAGAGACTTGGTAAGCTTATTGTTTACCTTGTAAGGTGGTCAGAGCAGTTGCTGCACAGGCAGGGTTTGTAAAATCAACAAAGCAAAGAACAACAGGGTCTCCGTTCCGCTGCATCAACCATAAACATTAACCCTTTAGTAGTGATTCTCAATCTCAACTATACCCGAACTTTTAAAGCATACGTGTTTGGAGTCTTTGGTCACAAGTCTCACTTCTCTATATCCTACAAAAGGTCGAAATATATCTAGACATCTGGTTAAGGAAAGTGGAGAGTAGATATGTTCCGCTCAGAACAatacaaaaaagagaaaaaacttAGTCATGTGTGATGAAATAGGATACGAGCAACTTCCCTCCTAGAGCAATTAGAAGGAAGCCCTTCAACGTAGAGAGTATTGGAAGCATCTGGAGGTAGAGGAAGTGGCTCACGGTTACGCCTATCAACAGAATCTAGCGGATCAAAACCCATATCCCGACCGTTTAAACCGTGAACTCCACCACCGCGTCTCATCATAAACTCATCCATGGCAACACCATTACGAGGAGGACCTGGATCTCCCATTGGCATAGAACTCGTTTGCTTCACACAAAGAGATAAATAAACTTCAGgtcaataaaaaaagaaaacaagaatgcTCAAAACAcgaatcaagaagaagaagaaaaagtacCACGCTTTGGAGGTATCGATCGTAAGCTGATCCAATAGTTCTTGTATCAATGTCCTCATCACGTGGGAAgtaaccaccaccaccaccaccgtgcATCTCATGGCCTGCAGACGGTGGAGCTTCTACAAAGACGGCAAAACATAACTATAAGACCATGTGTTCATATCCTTCAATCTTTTCTCACTAATAGCATTAGTCTATATGTGTTCTTGTGTCTTTGAACCAAAAATTATACATTGAAATCGCTTCCGGATAATCATGAACATAGATTTTTTGGGGCTGTAGACGATTTAGTAAAGTTTTATAAGTCAATGTTTCAGTGGCCTATACTCGCCGATAATAATAAGATCTCTCTTTATCTAATTTAGTTTATAAATCTGTTTCCACATTTTATCTAATCACATTCAAGGAAACTACTAAGAGCATGAAGCTGATGCGTATTCTTCAAAACATAACTATAAGACAATGAGTTGATATCCTTCAATCTTTTCTCACCAGTAGCATTAGTCTATATGTTGATTATGGCTTTCGGATAATCATGAACTTTGGGGGCTTGTAGACGATTTAGTAaagttttatatgaaaaatttagTAGAGGCTATATAAGTCAATGTTTCACTGGCCTATGCTCTAGAGACCGATAATAATAAGATCTCTCTTTATCCGTGGACGTAGCTAATTTAGTTAATTAATCTGTTTCCGCATTTTATCTAATATCGCATTCAAGGAAACTACTATGAGCATAACAATCACATGTAGCTTCTTCTAGCTAAGAGTAAAAGGAGGTTACCGAAGTCGGAACGGCGACGTTTTGGAGGACCACCATGTTGCTGGTGTCGCTGCTGCTGGTTCCAGTACCCATCCGCCATGGAAGTCTACGGAAACAGGAAATCGAGGG
This Brassica napus cultivar Da-Ae chromosome C6, Da-Ae, whole genome shotgun sequence DNA region includes the following protein-coding sequences:
- the BNAC06G37670D gene encoding nuclear speckle RNA-binding protein A, producing MADGYWNQQQRHQQHGGPPKRRRSDFEAPPSAGHEMHGGGGGGYFPRDEDIDTRTIGSAYDRYLQSVQTSSMPMGDPGPPRNGVAMDEFMMRRGGGVHGLNGRDMGFDPLDSVDRRNREPLPLPPDASNTLYVEGLPSNCSRREVAHIFRPFVGYREVRLVTKDSKHRNGDPVVLCFVDFTNPACAATALTTLQGYRMDENDPDSKFLRLQFSRKPSSRPGQRGRR